The proteins below are encoded in one region of Reichenbachiella sp. 5M10:
- a CDS encoding DUF1254 domain-containing protein, which translates to MKNHILNLSMAAAVLFTACQPQKKNETTETKQASTVSVTKDNFALAMADLAMQKEFVQGANNTWNHHRKPMPLDEQPAPLMNRDTDYSFAILDGGGDVAITLPENDGRYMSLHIVNHNHITADVFYGPGRYVIPAPKTTDFFWANVRMQVNPNDTADIKKVNEYQDQLQLEYLNGYQPQSFQVTNWNMAEFKQVLATYVDVAKKEGVQGTMGTIDAPVSLEDRNRGVSIATGLLPDKDAQYLTAQYDLEEGKVYKATYKIPEMKDANLGFYSITIYGADQYLKTDEGSTISNTEIQLNPDGKSFDMYYVPKDQFEKAEYTNKLLTPSKPFWICFRVYMPGESVINGDYVLPDLK; encoded by the coding sequence ATGAAAAACCACATCTTAAATCTATCTATGGCTGCTGCTGTGCTATTTACAGCCTGTCAGCCACAAAAAAAGAATGAAACAACAGAAACTAAGCAAGCTTCCACTGTCAGCGTGACCAAAGATAATTTTGCTTTAGCGATGGCGGATCTCGCCATGCAGAAGGAGTTTGTACAAGGTGCCAACAACACTTGGAACCATCACCGCAAGCCCATGCCCCTAGATGAGCAGCCTGCACCATTGATGAATCGCGACACGGATTATTCTTTTGCCATCTTGGACGGTGGAGGAGATGTAGCGATCACCTTGCCGGAAAACGACGGACGATACATGTCCCTGCACATAGTCAATCACAACCATATCACTGCGGATGTATTCTATGGCCCGGGTCGATATGTGATCCCTGCACCCAAAACTACGGATTTCTTTTGGGCTAATGTACGTATGCAAGTCAACCCAAATGATACTGCTGACATCAAGAAAGTAAATGAGTATCAGGATCAGTTGCAATTGGAATATCTGAATGGCTACCAACCTCAATCATTCCAGGTGACCAATTGGAACATGGCAGAGTTTAAACAAGTACTGGCCACCTATGTGGATGTAGCTAAGAAAGAAGGAGTGCAAGGTACTATGGGGACAATCGATGCGCCCGTTTCGCTCGAAGATCGCAACCGCGGCGTGTCTATCGCCACTGGACTACTGCCAGACAAAGATGCACAGTACCTGACCGCACAGTATGATCTAGAAGAAGGCAAAGTATACAAAGCCACATACAAGATTCCTGAAATGAAAGACGCCAATCTTGGCTTTTACTCCATCACCATCTATGGGGCTGATCAATACCTGAAAACGGACGAAGGCTCTACCATCAGCAACACAGAAATACAGTTGAACCCGGACGGCAAAAGCTTTGACATGTATTACGTGCCCAAAGACCAATTTGAAAAAGCAGAATACACTAATAAACTCCTTACACCATCCAAGCCCTTTTGGATTTGTTTCAGGGTGTATATGCCTGGCGAGTCCGTGATCAACGGAGATTATGTTTTACCAGATTTGAAATAA